The sequence GAATTTCTGCAGAAGTAATCGACTTACGTACAGTTTCACCAATTGATTTAGATACAATTATTGAATCTGTAACGAAAACAGGACGTTTAGTTGTTGTACAAGAAGCACAACGTCAAGCCGGAGTAGGGGCTCATGTTATGTCAGAAATCGCAGAACGCGCAATTCTTACATTAAAAGCACCTGTAGGTCGTGTTGCAGCACCAGATACAATTTTCCCATTTGGTTTAGCTGAAAACGATTGGTTACCAAACGAAGAAGACATCACAAATAAAGTACGTGAAATTGTTAACTTTGATTAATTTAGGAGGCGAAGTGCATAATGTCATTTATATTTAAAATGCCTGACGTAGGTGAAGGAATTGCTGAAGGAGAAATCGTTAGTTGGTTCGTTAAAGAAGGCGACACAATTAAAGAAGATGAACCTCTATTAGAAGTTCAAAACGATAAACTTGTTCAAGAAATTCCATCCCCAGTAGCAGGAACAATTACAAAAATTATGGTCGCACCAGGAACTGTAGCAACAGTTGGTGACGATCTCGTAGAAATCGTAGCAGAAGGCGCAGTTGCATCTGCACCTGCTAAAGAAGAAACAGCAGCACCTGCACCCGCAGCAGCTGCAGGATCATTTGTATTCAATATGCCAGATGTTGGTGAAGGTATCGCTGAAGGTGAAATTGTACAATGGTTTGTAAAAGTTGGTGATGACATTCAAGAAGATGCACCACTATTAGAAGTTCAAAACGATAAGCTTGTTCAAGAAATCCCATCCCCAGTATCAGGTAAAGTCATGAATATCATGATTGAATCCGGTACAGTGGCAACAGTTGGACAACCACTTGTTGAATTTGCAGCAGAAGGACATGCTCCAGCAGCAGCTCCTGCGCAAGCAGCACCCGTTGCAGCAGCAAGCCAACAAGCTTCAGGAAATGGCGAAACTTTCGCACAGAATAAAATTGCTGGACGCGTTCTCGCAATGCCATCAATTCGTCAATTTGCACGTGAAAATAACATTGATTTAACACTTGTTACAGCAACAGGTAAACACGGTCATATCCGTAAATCAGATGTTGAAGCATTTATCGCAGGCGGCGCAACTGCACCAGTAGTTGAAGCACCAGTAGTTGAAGCAACAACATCCGTTGAAGCAGCACCAGTAGCAAAACCAGCAGCGAAACCAGCTCCAGTTGTTGTTACAGGATCTACGACACGTGAAAAAATGACTCCAACACGTAAAGCAATTTCAAAAGCTATGGTTACAAGTAAAGCAACAGCACCACACGTTACATTATTTGACGAAGTTGATGTTACAGAACTTGTAAATCACCGTAAGAAATTTAAAGAAATTGCAGCAGCACAAGATGTTAAATTAACATTCTTACCTTATATTGTTAAGGCATTAACTGCAGTAGTACGTAAATATCCAATCTTAAATTCAAGTGTTGATGATTCAACACAAGAAATTGTTTACAAAAACTTCATTAACATTGGTTTTGCAGCAGATACACCTCACGGTTTATATGTTCCAAATATCAAAAATGCTGATTCAAAAGGAATCTTTACAGTTGCTAAAGAAATCTCAACATTGGCAGCCGCAGCAAATGATAATACATTAGCTGGAGCAGATATGCGCGATGGTTCAATTACAATTAGTAATATTGGATCAGCACGTGGACTCTGGTTTACACCAATCATCAACTACCCAGAAGTAGCGATTTTAGGTGTAGGACGTATTGATAAGAAACCAGTTGTTTTAGCAGATGGAACAATCGGCGTTGGAAATATGTTAGCATTATCATTAAGCTTCGACCACCGTATTATCGATGGTGCCCTAGCACAAAATGCCATGAACGAACTCAAGAGATTGTTAAACAATCCTGAGCTTCTATTAATGGAATCTTAATTGGAAGGTGGAATAGTACATGGTAGTAGGAGATTTAGCTCTTGAATTAGATACAATTGTTATTGGTTCAGGTCCTGGTGGATATGTTGCAGCAATTCGTGCAGCTCAATTAGGTCAAAAGGTAGCAATTATTGAAAAAGACAATATTGGTGGCGTTTGCCTTAACGTTGGATGTATTCCATCAAAAGCGTTAATTAATGCAGGTCATCGATACCAAGAATCAATGAATTCAGAAACATTCGGTGTTACAGCTGAAAATGTTAAAATTGACTTCACAAAAACACAAGCATGGAAAGATGAGCAAGTTGTTAATAAACTTACATCTGGAATTGCAATGTTATTAAAGAAAAATAAAGTTGAAATCATTCGTGGTACAGCATTCTTTAATGACACACATCAATTACGTGTTGTAAATGATGAGTCAGCTCAATCATATACATTCAAACACTGTGTAATTGCAACTGGTAGCCGTCCAATCGAAATCAAAGGTTTCAAATTTGGAAAACGCATCATTGACTCAACAGGTGGATTAAAATTAAAAGAAATTCCTAAGAAACTTGTTGTTATCGGTGGAGGATATATTGGTTCAGAATTAGCAGGTGTTTATGCTAACTTAGGATCAGAAATTACAATCCTTGAAGGCGCTCCTTCAATCTTACCTCAATTCGATAAAGACATGATTAAACTTGTTGAAAACGAATTTAAGAAAAAAGACGTTACAATCGTAAACAACGCGATGGCTAAAGATGCTAAAGAAACAAAAGATGGTGTTGTCGTTACTTATGAAGTAGA is a genomic window of Erysipelothrix amsterdamensis containing:
- the lpdA gene encoding dihydrolipoyl dehydrogenase; amino-acid sequence: MVVGDLALELDTIVIGSGPGGYVAAIRAAQLGQKVAIIEKDNIGGVCLNVGCIPSKALINAGHRYQESMNSETFGVTAENVKIDFTKTQAWKDEQVVNKLTSGIAMLLKKNKVEIIRGTAFFNDTHQLRVVNDESAQSYTFKHCVIATGSRPIEIKGFKFGKRIIDSTGGLKLKEIPKKLVVIGGGYIGSELAGVYANLGSEITILEGAPSILPQFDKDMIKLVENEFKKKDVTIVNNAMAKDAKETKDGVVVTYEVDGKPATIEADYVMVTVGRRPNTDDLGLQVAGVETNERGLITVDKQGRTSQKHIFAIGDVTPGLALAHKASYEAKVAAEAISGQPSEIDYVAIPAVCFTDPELATVGLTEKEAKDQGLTVKVSKFPFGANGRALSLNAGEGFVRLVSEKDTGLLLGGQVAGVGASDIIAEIGLAVEARMNVEDLSLTIHAHPTLSETVMDASEISLGLPIHI
- a CDS encoding 2-oxo acid dehydrogenase subunit E2, encoding MSFIFKMPDVGEGIAEGEIVSWFVKEGDTIKEDEPLLEVQNDKLVQEIPSPVAGTITKIMVAPGTVATVGDDLVEIVAEGAVASAPAKEETAAPAPAAAAGSFVFNMPDVGEGIAEGEIVQWFVKVGDDIQEDAPLLEVQNDKLVQEIPSPVSGKVMNIMIESGTVATVGQPLVEFAAEGHAPAAAPAQAAPVAAASQQASGNGETFAQNKIAGRVLAMPSIRQFARENNIDLTLVTATGKHGHIRKSDVEAFIAGGATAPVVEAPVVEATTSVEAAPVAKPAAKPAPVVVTGSTTREKMTPTRKAISKAMVTSKATAPHVTLFDEVDVTELVNHRKKFKEIAAAQDVKLTFLPYIVKALTAVVRKYPILNSSVDDSTQEIVYKNFINIGFAADTPHGLYVPNIKNADSKGIFTVAKEISTLAAAANDNTLAGADMRDGSITISNIGSARGLWFTPIINYPEVAILGVGRIDKKPVVLADGTIGVGNMLALSLSFDHRIIDGALAQNAMNELKRLLNNPELLLMES